From the genome of Fusobacterium varium, one region includes:
- the amaB gene encoding N-carbamoyl-L-amino acid hydrolase translates to MNIGREILDKLNVLSKISEPSKGVTRLYLTKEYLEARNIIENWMKEAGLTTRIDGVGNLIGEYKSNNAEAKTLVMGSHQDSIEDGGKFDGILGVILPIVCIKNLLKEYRELNCNIKIISFAYEEGTTYGAACLTSKAVAGTFKEHLLELEYKGKKLKDAMEEYRLNPQKIDECKMKKEDIDTFLEVHIEQGPVLEYENLPVGIVTAIQSCNRYLVKIKGQAGHSGTIPMKLRKDAGAAMAEIIYKSTKLAEELGEMVLTFGKMSVTPGAVNVIPGEAEFTIDIRAMKNTILVDTIEKIENIIKEIVERKGMSYSIQMTNEIMETACSLSVMEALEKSFMRQNIPVFKLPSGAGHDAQEMANIAEMGMLFVRCVDGISHNPIEDVREKDLDIAGNIIMDYIYNF, encoded by the coding sequence TTGAATATAGGAAGAGAAATATTAGATAAACTAAATGTGTTGAGTAAAATAAGCGAACCTTCCAAAGGGGTAACAAGATTATATCTGACAAAAGAATATTTAGAAGCTAGAAATATTATAGAAAACTGGATGAAAGAAGCAGGACTTACAACAAGAATAGATGGAGTAGGAAATCTTATTGGAGAATATAAAAGTAATAATGCAGAAGCAAAAACTCTTGTAATGGGTTCACATCAAGATAGTATAGAAGATGGAGGAAAATTTGATGGAATACTAGGGGTAATACTTCCAATAGTATGTATAAAAAATCTTCTTAAAGAATATAGAGAATTAAATTGTAATATAAAAATAATATCATTTGCATATGAAGAAGGAACAACTTATGGAGCAGCCTGCTTAACAAGTAAAGCAGTAGCTGGAACCTTTAAAGAACATCTTTTGGAATTAGAATATAAAGGGAAAAAACTTAAAGATGCTATGGAGGAATATAGACTTAATCCTCAAAAAATAGATGAGTGTAAAATGAAAAAAGAAGATATAGATACTTTTTTAGAAGTACATATAGAACAGGGACCAGTTCTAGAATATGAAAATCTTCCTGTGGGTATAGTAACTGCTATTCAATCTTGCAACAGATATCTTGTAAAGATAAAAGGTCAGGCAGGGCATTCTGGAACTATTCCTATGAAGCTGAGAAAAGATGCAGGAGCTGCAATGGCTGAAATAATATATAAAAGTACAAAACTTGCAGAAGAATTAGGAGAAATGGTTTTAACTTTTGGAAAAATGTCTGTTACTCCAGGAGCAGTAAATGTAATACCAGGGGAGGCAGAGTTCACAATAGATATAAGAGCTATGAAAAATACTATTTTAGTGGATACCATAGAAAAAATAGAAAATATCATAAAAGAGATAGTTGAAAGAAAGGGAATGTCATATTCTATTCAAATGACAAATGAAATAATGGAAACAGCTTGTAGTCTATCAGTAATGGAAGCTTTAGAAAAAAGTTTTATGAGGCAGAATATTCCTGTATTTAAACTTCCAAGTGGTGCAGGGCATGATGCACAGGAAATGGCAAATATTGCTGAAATGGGAATGCTTTTTGTAAGGTGTGTAGATGGAATAAGTCATAATCCAATAGAAGATGTAAGAGAAAAAGATTTAGATATAGCAGG